The Limisphaera ngatamarikiensis nucleotide sequence CTGCTGGAGGACAAATCCATTGACGCGGTCTGCATCAGCACGCCCGATCACTGGCACGTGTTGCCCGCCATTGACGCGTGTGAGGCGGGCAAGGACGTCTACGTGGAGAAGCCTCTGACGCTGACCATTGAAGAGGGCCGGGTGCTGCGGGCCGTGGTGCGGCGCACCGGGCGGGTGCTTCAGACCGGCAGCCAACAACGATCCGACCCGCGATTCCGTCGTGCGGTCGAGCTGGTTCGCAACGGACGGCTGGGGCGCATTCGAAGGGTCCTGGTCGGCCTGACCGGCGTCAACTGGACCAACGAAGCGCCGGTGCCGGATTCGGACCCGCCGCCCGAACTCGACTACGATTTCTGGCTGGGTCCGGCCCCCTGGCGGCCCTACAACAAACATCGCGTCCACTACTACTTCCGGTTCTTCTGGGATTACTCGGGCGGCCAGATGACCAACTGGGGCGCGCATCACCTGGACATTGCGCAATGGGGTCTGGGCATGGACGGCTCCGGCCCTGTCGAGATTCGCGGCTCCGGCGAGTACGATCCCCAAAAGCGGTTTGAGACTCCCGTGGCTTTCGCCGTGACGTACCGGTATGCCAGCGGCGTGATCGTCGAGTGCCGCAGCCCCGGCGCCCGGGTGAAGGATCTGTTGCCGGACCGGGAAAAGGAGGCGCGCCTGATCCTGAATGACAAGGACACGTTCACCGGTTGCATTTTCGAAGGGGAGCGCGGTCTGTTGTACATCAACCGCGGCGCGCTGGCGACGTGGCCGGAGGAAATCCTCGAGGAATCCATCGGCGACAACGACCTGCGCGTTTACGAAAGTCGGAACCACCACCAGAACTGGCTGGACTGCATTCGCACACGAAACCTTCCCATCTGCGACGTGGAAGTGGGCCATCGCTCGGCCACGGTCTGCCATCTGGGCAATATAGCCGTCCGTTCCGGCAAGGTGATTCGCTGGGACCCGAACACGGAACAGATTCTGGACGCCGAGCTGGCGCGCTGGGTTTCGAAACCCTACCGACCACCTTGGAAACTGCCCAAGGTCTGAACGCCCGCGGGCGCGCCACCGCCGCGACGGGTTGGGTCGAGCGCAGCCTGCCCGAAGCCTCAACTCGTGCCGTTCCTGTGCGCCCACCGCGGAATCCGGTTCGTGGGGTTCACACCACCGTCGGCCGGGCCACCGGGGGCATTCCGGCCCTCTGGTGGTGAGGGTTGGTTTGGACCGGGTTCTCCTGCGGGTGTTGCGTGAGGTTGCCCGCTCCGGCGGTTTCGTCCTCCCGCGGAGGTCCGGGTGTGAGACCTCCCATGAAGGGGCGCGGGTTGATGCGTCGAGGCTTCACGGAAGAGATTTGCCAGGCCTCCGGACCCGGGCTGGACGGGCGGGTCCGGGTCCGGACCCGGTGCCTTTTGCGCGCCCTGCAGGTGGCGACTCACGGGCGGGCTTCGGAAAGCGGCTGACCTGCCGCC carries:
- a CDS encoding Gfo/Idh/MocA family oxidoreductase, whose amino-acid sequence is MKNGRRLSRRQFLKAAGQGTLGVAAGLALPNIFLNRTRAATGQNPSEFIRVGFIGTGGHGMSNLRALIKNAVAVCDVDKNHLENAVKAVEKATGRTPAAYSDYRRLLEDKSIDAVCISTPDHWHVLPAIDACEAGKDVYVEKPLTLTIEEGRVLRAVVRRTGRVLQTGSQQRSDPRFRRAVELVRNGRLGRIRRVLVGLTGVNWTNEAPVPDSDPPPELDYDFWLGPAPWRPYNKHRVHYYFRFFWDYSGGQMTNWGAHHLDIAQWGLGMDGSGPVEIRGSGEYDPQKRFETPVAFAVTYRYASGVIVECRSPGARVKDLLPDREKEARLILNDKDTFTGCIFEGERGLLYINRGALATWPEEILEESIGDNDLRVYESRNHHQNWLDCIRTRNLPICDVEVGHRSATVCHLGNIAVRSGKVIRWDPNTEQILDAELARWVSKPYRPPWKLPKV